The Petropleomorpha daqingensis genome includes a window with the following:
- a CDS encoding polyprenyl synthetase family protein — protein MTGADTALDGGTATEGRHRISTPASTIGSWLPEGPLGSSLSEGLVRVEAALGAAVGSEHPFVHEAAGHLMSAGGKRFRPMLALLAAQLGDATAPEVVRAAVVCELTHLATLYHDDVMDEAAVRRGAPSANSRWGNSIAILTGDLLFARASDLLADLGPDAVRIQARTYERLVTGQLRETVGPQAGEDPIAHYLEVLADKTGSLVATSARFGASFAGVGQPLVEALTAFGEEVGVAFQLSDDLLDIVSADGTSGKSPGTDLREGVATLPVLFALAGDDPAEERLRALVAGPITEADEHAEALALLRASDALARATEVLREYADRARRRLDGVPEGDVRDALSALCDYVVTRTS, from the coding sequence ATGACCGGAGCCGACACCGCCCTCGACGGCGGCACCGCCACCGAGGGGAGACACCGGATCTCCACACCGGCCTCGACGATCGGTTCCTGGCTGCCCGAGGGACCCCTGGGCAGCTCGCTGTCCGAGGGCCTGGTCCGGGTCGAGGCGGCGCTCGGCGCGGCCGTCGGCAGCGAGCACCCTTTCGTGCACGAGGCCGCCGGGCACCTCATGTCCGCCGGGGGCAAGCGGTTCCGGCCGATGCTCGCGCTGCTCGCCGCTCAGCTCGGCGACGCCACGGCGCCGGAGGTGGTGCGCGCCGCGGTCGTCTGCGAGCTGACCCACCTGGCGACGCTGTACCACGACGACGTCATGGACGAGGCCGCCGTCCGCCGCGGCGCCCCGAGCGCCAACAGCCGCTGGGGCAACAGCATCGCGATCCTCACCGGCGACCTGCTGTTCGCCCGCGCCTCCGACCTGCTCGCCGATCTGGGGCCGGACGCCGTCCGGATCCAGGCCCGCACCTACGAGCGGTTGGTGACCGGCCAGCTGCGCGAGACGGTGGGCCCGCAGGCGGGCGAGGACCCGATCGCGCACTACCTCGAGGTGCTGGCCGACAAGACCGGCTCGCTGGTGGCCACCAGCGCCCGGTTCGGCGCCTCCTTCGCCGGGGTCGGGCAGCCGCTGGTCGAGGCGCTGACCGCCTTCGGCGAGGAGGTCGGGGTGGCGTTCCAGCTCTCCGACGACCTGCTCGACATCGTCAGCGCCGACGGCACCTCCGGGAAGTCGCCCGGCACCGACCTGAGGGAGGGCGTGGCGACCCTGCCGGTGCTGTTCGCCCTCGCCGGCGACGACCCGGCCGAGGAGCGGCTGCGCGCGCTCGTCGCCGGGCCGATCACCGAGGCCGACGAGCACGCCGAGGCGCTCGCCCTGCTGCGGGCCTCGGACGCGCTGGCCCGGGCCACCGAGGTGCTGCGCGAGTACGCCGACCGCGCCCGCCGCCGTCTCGACGGCGTCCCGGAGGGCGACGTCCGCGACGCGCTCTCGGCACTCTGTGACTACGTCGTGACCCGTACCAGCTGA
- the nuoN gene encoding NADH-quinone oxidoreductase subunit NuoN, which translates to MPDITAPSISVAALAPLIFVFGAAAVGVLVEAFAPREQRHAIQVSVALVGTLGGLAATLWLSGTNKVTAGDALAIDSAGLFLQAMLTAFGALSILLFAERALDPARSAFVAMAAVPAGSPRDRELLTSTRVQTEVYPLATFALGGMMLFVTANDLLMMFVALEVLSLPLYLMCGLARRRRLLSQEASVKYFLLGAFASGFFLYGLALVYGATGSVRLSTIRAAATDDTGILLVLGLALLVVGLMFKASVAPFHTWTPDVYQGAPTPVTAFMAACTKVAAFGAILRLLYVAFGTSEWTWRPIIYGIAIVSMVVGAVLGLTQTDLKRMLAYSSIAHAGFILTGVLGLGSGANGSGLSSTMFYLLTYGVTTLGAFAVLTLVRDGDGEASHLSQWAGLAQRSPLTAAVMSLFLLALAGIPLTSGFTGKFAVFRSAIQAGAWPLVVVAVLASAVAAFFYLRVIVLMYFSPLAADGPTVGVPGLGTTIVLAITVTATLVLGILPGSVLDLADQAARFVG; encoded by the coding sequence ATGCCGGACATCACCGCGCCGTCCATCTCGGTGGCGGCCCTCGCGCCGCTGATCTTCGTCTTCGGCGCCGCCGCCGTCGGCGTCCTGGTCGAGGCGTTCGCCCCGCGCGAGCAGCGGCACGCGATCCAGGTGAGCGTCGCGCTCGTCGGCACCCTCGGCGGGCTGGCCGCCACCCTGTGGCTGTCCGGCACCAACAAGGTCACCGCCGGCGACGCGCTCGCCATCGACAGCGCCGGGCTGTTCCTGCAGGCGATGCTGACCGCGTTCGGGGCGCTGTCGATCCTGCTGTTCGCCGAGCGGGCGCTCGACCCGGCCCGGTCGGCGTTCGTGGCGATGGCCGCGGTCCCGGCCGGCAGCCCCCGCGACCGCGAGCTGCTCACCAGCACCCGGGTGCAGACCGAGGTCTACCCGTTGGCGACCTTCGCGCTCGGCGGCATGATGCTGTTCGTCACCGCGAACGACCTGCTGATGATGTTCGTGGCGCTCGAGGTGCTCAGCCTGCCGCTGTACCTCATGTGCGGCCTGGCCCGCCGCCGGCGGCTGCTGTCGCAGGAGGCGTCGGTCAAGTACTTCCTGCTCGGCGCCTTCGCCTCCGGGTTCTTCCTCTACGGCCTCGCACTGGTCTACGGCGCGACCGGCAGCGTGCGGCTGTCGACGATCCGCGCCGCGGCCACCGACGACACCGGCATCCTGCTGGTCCTCGGTCTCGCGCTGCTCGTCGTGGGCCTGATGTTCAAGGCCAGCGTCGCGCCGTTCCACACCTGGACGCCGGACGTCTACCAGGGCGCGCCGACGCCGGTGACCGCGTTCATGGCCGCCTGCACCAAGGTCGCCGCCTTCGGCGCGATCCTGCGGCTGCTCTACGTCGCCTTCGGCACCAGCGAGTGGACCTGGCGGCCGATCATCTACGGCATCGCGATCGTCTCGATGGTCGTCGGCGCCGTCCTCGGCCTCACCCAGACCGACCTCAAGCGGATGCTGGCCTACTCCTCGATCGCGCACGCCGGGTTCATCCTCACCGGCGTGCTCGGGCTGGGCTCCGGTGCCAACGGGTCCGGGCTCTCCTCGACGATGTTCTACCTGCTCACCTACGGCGTGACGACGCTGGGCGCGTTCGCCGTCCTCACCCTCGTCCGGGACGGCGACGGCGAGGCCTCGCACCTGTCGCAGTGGGCCGGCCTGGCCCAGCGCTCGCCGCTGACCGCCGCCGTGATGAGCCTGTTCCTGCTCGCGCTCGCCGGGATCCCGCTCACCAGCGGCTTCACCGGCAAGTTCGCGGTGTTCCGGTCGGCCATCCAGGCCGGTGCCTGGCCGCTGGTCGTGGTGGCCGTGCTCGCCAGCGCGGTGGCCGCGTTCTTCTACCTGCGCGTGATCGTGCTCATGTACTTCTCGCCGCTGGCGGCGGACGGTCCGACGGTCGGCGTGCCCGGCCTGGGGACGACGATCGTCCTGGCCATCACGGTCACGGCGACACTCGTCCTGGGGATCCTGCCCGGGTCCGTGCTCGACCTGGCCGATCAGGCGGCTAGATTCGTCGGTTGA
- a CDS encoding NADH-quinone oxidoreductase subunit M, which produces MSDFPWLVVMVALPAVAAVGVALLPKGSDETAKQIALGTSLVVLLLTILATVAFDPDGPRFQLTTSVSWIPVFGVDFALGVDGIALVMLLLIAVLVPIVVGASWRDKPTGRRSMRTFFTWLLLLESAMIGVFAATDVFLFYVFFEVMLIPMYFMIGSFGGPRRQYAAMKFFVYSLVGGLVMLAAVIGLYVVSTDALGHGTFSFAQLNQISIDAGVQRLLFLGFFLAFAIKAPLVPLHTWLPDAGAEAPIGGAVLLVGVLDKVGTFGFLRYCLPLFPEASREFAPWILGLAVAGVLYAALLAMGQSDMKRLVAYTSVSHFGFIALGIFAFTTEAATGAVLYMVMHGITIALLFIVVGMLISRGGSRQVGDYGGVARFAPLLAGTFLIAGLATLSLPGTNSFVAEFLTLIGAYPVRPVYTILATVGIILAAIYVLLLYQRTMHGPARGVLLQTDPAVPTEPLSAGSGAHDGHGGTATLTAPAPAAARLKIADLDRRELVVVAPLLALIIFLGVYPQPLIDLIRPAVSATISDVGGQDGITPHTTDARPTSEQGNN; this is translated from the coding sequence ATGAGTGATTTCCCCTGGCTCGTCGTCATGGTGGCGCTGCCGGCCGTGGCCGCGGTCGGCGTCGCGCTGCTGCCGAAAGGCAGCGACGAGACGGCCAAGCAGATCGCGCTGGGCACCAGCCTCGTCGTCCTGCTGCTCACGATCCTGGCCACCGTCGCCTTCGACCCCGACGGGCCGCGCTTCCAGCTGACCACCTCGGTCTCGTGGATCCCCGTGTTCGGCGTGGACTTCGCCCTCGGCGTCGACGGCATCGCGCTGGTCATGCTGCTGCTGATCGCCGTCCTGGTGCCGATCGTGGTCGGCGCCTCGTGGCGCGACAAGCCCACCGGCCGGCGCTCGATGCGGACGTTCTTCACCTGGCTGCTGCTGCTCGAGTCGGCCATGATCGGCGTCTTCGCCGCCACCGACGTCTTCCTCTTCTACGTCTTCTTCGAAGTCATGCTCATCCCGATGTACTTCATGATCGGGAGTTTCGGCGGCCCCCGCCGGCAGTACGCCGCGATGAAGTTCTTCGTCTACAGCCTGGTCGGCGGGCTGGTCATGCTCGCCGCGGTGATCGGGCTGTACGTGGTGAGCACCGACGCGCTGGGCCACGGCACGTTCTCCTTCGCCCAGCTCAACCAGATCTCGATCGACGCGGGCGTGCAGCGGCTGCTGTTCCTCGGCTTCTTCCTCGCCTTCGCGATCAAGGCGCCGCTGGTGCCGCTGCACACCTGGCTGCCCGACGCCGGTGCCGAGGCCCCGATCGGCGGCGCGGTGCTGCTCGTCGGCGTCCTGGACAAGGTCGGCACCTTCGGCTTCCTCCGGTACTGCCTCCCGCTGTTCCCCGAGGCCTCCCGCGAGTTCGCCCCCTGGATCCTCGGCCTCGCCGTGGCCGGGGTGCTCTACGCGGCGCTGCTGGCGATGGGGCAGAGCGACATGAAGCGCCTGGTCGCCTACACGTCGGTCTCGCACTTCGGCTTCATCGCGCTGGGCATCTTCGCCTTCACCACCGAGGCGGCCACCGGCGCGGTGCTGTACATGGTCATGCACGGCATCACGATCGCGCTGCTGTTCATCGTGGTCGGGATGCTCATCTCGCGCGGTGGCTCGCGGCAGGTCGGCGACTACGGCGGCGTGGCCCGGTTCGCCCCGCTGCTGGCCGGCACCTTCCTGATCGCGGGCCTGGCCACGCTGTCGCTGCCGGGCACCAACAGCTTCGTCGCCGAGTTCCTGACGCTGATCGGCGCCTACCCGGTGCGGCCGGTGTACACGATCCTCGCGACGGTCGGCATCATCCTGGCCGCGATCTACGTGCTGCTCCTGTACCAACGGACGATGCACGGGCCGGCGCGCGGCGTGCTGCTGCAGACCGACCCCGCGGTGCCCACCGAGCCGCTGTCCGCCGGTTCCGGCGCCCACGACGGACACGGCGGGACGGCCACGCTGACCGCTCCGGCGCCGGCGGCGGCCCGGCTGAAGATCGCCGACCTCGACCGCCGCGAGCTCGTCGTCGTCGCGCCGCTGCTCGCGCTGATCATCTTCCTCGGCGTCTACCCGCAGCCGCTGATCGACCTCATCCGCCCCGCGGTGAGCGCCACGATCAGCGACGTCGGCGGCCAGGACGGGATCACCCCGCACACCACCGATGCCCGACCGACCTCCGAGCAGGGAAACAACTGA
- the nuoL gene encoding NADH-quinone oxidoreductase subunit L, whose translation MNAVPATGLLSASWVLIALPLAGAAVLLLGGRRTDRWGHLLGTATVVVAFVIALVSVFQLAGTDGRTVGVDLFTFISAGTLDIKLGLLLDPLSMAFCLLITGVGALIHIYSIGYMAHDPGRRRFFAYLNLFVAAMLLLVLGNSYLALYVGWEGVGLASYLLIAFWYTRPAAATAAKKAFIMNRVGDVGLALAIFIMFAQFGTTSFAGVLGSADLLAGGIATALGLLLLLGACGKSGQFPLQAWLPDAMEGPTPVSALIHAATMVTAGVYLICRSAPIYDQSPTARTVVLAVGAITLLIGAIAGCAYDDIKKVLAYSTVSQIGYMFLAAGLGPVGYVAALAHLYAHGFFKAGLFLGAGSVMHGMNDEVNMRRFGGLWKRMPVTFWTFALGYVALIGLIPFSGYWTKDAIIEATIDRGDVWGWILGGVAVLGAGLTAFYMTRLMLMTFFGRPRWEDGVHPHESPQVMLWPMIVLAVGSVAAGFLLVQAFPLSDWMQPVFGSEQEGEHVIAPLAFGIGITVVAVLGVLLAWLFVGRREVPVVAPARVTPLVRAARTGLYADAINESLFMRPGQWLTRALVFFDNRGVDGAVNGLAATMGGSSSRLGRLQTGFVRSYALGMLGGAVIVAGALLAVTAG comes from the coding sequence ATGAATGCCGTGCCCGCCACCGGGCTGCTGTCCGCCTCCTGGGTGCTCATCGCGCTGCCGCTCGCCGGCGCCGCGGTGCTGCTGCTCGGCGGCCGGCGCACCGACCGCTGGGGCCACCTGCTCGGCACCGCGACCGTCGTCGTCGCCTTCGTCATCGCCCTGGTGAGCGTGTTCCAGCTGGCCGGCACCGACGGCCGCACGGTGGGGGTGGACCTGTTCACCTTCATCTCGGCCGGCACGCTCGACATCAAGCTCGGCCTGCTGCTCGACCCGCTGTCAATGGCGTTCTGCCTGCTGATCACCGGTGTGGGCGCGCTGATCCACATCTACTCGATCGGCTACATGGCGCACGACCCCGGCCGCCGGCGGTTCTTCGCCTACCTGAACCTGTTCGTCGCGGCGATGCTGCTGCTGGTCCTGGGCAACAGCTACCTGGCCCTCTACGTCGGCTGGGAGGGCGTCGGTCTGGCGTCCTACCTGCTCATCGCGTTCTGGTACACCCGCCCGGCCGCGGCCACCGCCGCCAAGAAGGCGTTCATCATGAACCGCGTCGGCGACGTCGGGCTGGCGCTGGCGATCTTCATCATGTTCGCCCAGTTCGGGACGACGTCGTTCGCCGGCGTGCTCGGCTCGGCGGACCTGCTGGCCGGCGGCATCGCGACCGCCCTGGGCCTGCTGCTCCTGCTCGGCGCGTGCGGCAAGTCCGGCCAGTTCCCGCTGCAGGCGTGGCTGCCCGACGCCATGGAGGGCCCGACCCCGGTCTCGGCGCTCATCCACGCCGCGACCATGGTCACCGCGGGGGTCTACCTGATCTGCCGGTCGGCGCCGATCTACGACCAGTCGCCGACGGCGCGCACCGTCGTCCTCGCGGTCGGCGCGATCACCCTGCTGATCGGCGCGATCGCCGGCTGCGCCTACGACGACATCAAGAAGGTGCTGGCCTACTCGACGGTCAGCCAGATCGGCTACATGTTCCTCGCGGCGGGCCTCGGGCCGGTCGGCTACGTCGCGGCCCTGGCGCACCTCTACGCGCACGGCTTCTTCAAGGCCGGGCTGTTCCTCGGCGCCGGATCGGTCATGCACGGCATGAACGACGAGGTGAACATGCGCCGCTTCGGCGGGCTGTGGAAGCGGATGCCGGTCACCTTCTGGACCTTCGCCCTCGGCTACGTCGCGCTGATCGGCCTCATCCCGTTCTCGGGCTACTGGACCAAGGACGCGATCATCGAGGCCACCATCGACCGCGGCGACGTGTGGGGGTGGATCCTCGGCGGCGTCGCCGTCCTCGGGGCCGGGCTCACCGCCTTCTACATGACCCGGCTGATGCTCATGACCTTCTTCGGCCGGCCGCGGTGGGAGGATGGCGTGCACCCGCACGAGTCCCCGCAGGTGATGCTCTGGCCGATGATCGTGCTGGCCGTCGGGTCGGTGGCCGCCGGGTTCCTGCTCGTGCAGGCCTTCCCGCTGTCGGACTGGATGCAGCCGGTGTTCGGGTCGGAGCAGGAGGGCGAGCACGTCATCGCGCCGCTGGCCTTCGGCATCGGCATCACCGTGGTCGCCGTCCTGGGCGTCCTGCTGGCCTGGCTGTTCGTCGGCCGGCGGGAGGTGCCGGTGGTCGCCCCGGCGCGGGTCACGCCGCTCGTCCGGGCCGCGCGCACCGGCCTCTACGCCGACGCGATCAACGAGTCGCTGTTCATGCGCCCCGGCCAGTGGCTGACCCGGGCGCTGGTCTTCTTCGACAACCGCGGCGTGGACGGCGCGGTGAACGGCCTGGCCGCCACGATGGGCGGCTCGTCGTCCCGGCTGGGCCGGCTGCAGACCGGGTTCGTGCGCAGCTACGCGCTCGGCATGCTCGGCGGCGCCGTCATCGTCGCGGGCGCCCTGCTGGCGGTGACCGCCGGATGA
- the nuoK gene encoding NADH-quinone oxidoreductase subunit NuoK, with product MTLSHYLVLAAILFTVGAVGVLVRRNAIVVFMCVELMLNSVNLTLVTFARATGTIDGQIIAFFVMVVAAAEVVVGLAIIMSIYRTRRSASVDDANLLKY from the coding sequence ATGACGCTCTCGCACTACCTGGTGCTCGCGGCGATCCTGTTCACCGTCGGCGCGGTCGGCGTGCTGGTCCGCCGCAACGCGATCGTCGTCTTCATGTGCGTCGAGCTGATGCTCAACTCGGTCAACCTGACGCTGGTCACCTTCGCCCGCGCCACCGGGACCATCGACGGCCAGATCATCGCCTTCTTCGTGATGGTCGTCGCCGCCGCCGAGGTCGTCGTCGGGCTCGCGATCATCATGTCGATCTACCGGACCCGGCGCTCCGCCTCGGTCGACGACGCCAACCTCCTCAAGTACTGA
- a CDS encoding NADH-quinone oxidoreductase subunit J, which yields MSVLAAAADTSVQLGNGEAVTFWILGPLALIGALGMVFSRNAVHSALFLVVTMLCLGVFYVVQEAPFLGAVQIIVYTGAIMILFLFVLMLVGRDSSDSVIETLRGQRVAATVLGIGFAGLVGAGIAEATRDTPATGLDAVQGGDVNNIEAIAALLFTRYLLAFEVTSALLITAAVGAMVLAHAEREPGTRRSQKELSKARFLTDRPGTHNGPGVFARGNSVAAPALLPDGRYAEESFATGIDPQDIDQLPRPGGRRELGSPDDALGTLEGTPSAVPGGYGGGNLDEGENQR from the coding sequence ATGAGCGTCCTCGCCGCCGCCGCCGACACCTCGGTCCAGCTGGGCAACGGCGAGGCCGTCACCTTCTGGATCCTCGGCCCGCTCGCGCTGATCGGCGCCCTCGGCATGGTGTTCAGCCGCAACGCCGTCCACTCGGCGCTGTTCCTCGTCGTGACGATGCTCTGCCTGGGCGTCTTCTACGTCGTGCAGGAGGCGCCGTTCCTCGGCGCGGTGCAGATCATCGTCTACACCGGCGCGATCATGATCCTTTTCCTGTTCGTGCTCATGCTGGTCGGCCGCGACTCCTCCGACTCGGTCATCGAGACGCTGCGCGGCCAGCGGGTGGCGGCCACCGTGCTCGGCATCGGCTTCGCCGGCCTGGTCGGCGCGGGCATCGCCGAGGCCACCCGCGACACCCCGGCCACCGGGCTCGACGCCGTCCAGGGCGGCGACGTCAACAACATCGAGGCGATCGCCGCGCTGCTGTTCACCCGCTACCTGCTGGCCTTCGAGGTGACCAGCGCGCTGCTGATCACCGCCGCCGTCGGGGCGATGGTGCTCGCGCACGCCGAGCGCGAGCCCGGTACACGGCGCTCGCAGAAGGAGCTGTCGAAGGCACGCTTCCTCACCGACCGGCCCGGCACGCACAACGGGCCCGGGGTGTTCGCCCGCGGCAACTCGGTCGCCGCGCCGGCGCTGCTGCCCGACGGCCGCTACGCCGAGGAGAGCTTCGCCACCGGCATCGACCCGCAGGACATCGACCAGCTGCCGCGACCCGGCGGCCGCCGCGAGCTCGGCAGCCCGGACGACGCGCTCGGCACGCTCGAGGGCACCCCCAGCGCCGTGCCCGGCGGATACGGCGGCGGCAACCTCGACGAGGGGGAGAACCAGCGATGA
- the nuoI gene encoding NADH-quinone oxidoreductase subunit NuoI, with protein sequence MTDTTPARRSGGEVARPGRDAKPPRRSVLPAPGQGFGLTFAQMFKKVTTEEYPFEPKVTKPRYHGRHVLNRHPDGLEKCVGCELCAWACPADAIYVEGGDNTEDERYSPGERYGRVYQINYLRCIFCGLCIEACPTRSLTMSNDFELADDNRRDLIYTKEQLMAPLLPGMEAPPHPMRLGDDEKDYYVRTPNPANPAEPVVGEKV encoded by the coding sequence ATGACTGACACCACCCCGGCGCGCCGGAGCGGCGGCGAGGTCGCCCGTCCCGGCAGGGACGCCAAGCCCCCGCGGCGCAGCGTGCTGCCCGCGCCCGGGCAGGGCTTCGGCCTCACCTTCGCGCAGATGTTCAAGAAGGTGACGACGGAGGAGTACCCGTTCGAGCCCAAGGTGACCAAGCCGCGCTACCACGGGCGGCACGTGCTCAACCGGCACCCCGACGGGCTGGAGAAGTGCGTCGGCTGCGAGCTGTGCGCGTGGGCCTGCCCGGCCGACGCCATCTACGTCGAGGGCGGGGACAACACCGAGGACGAGCGCTACTCGCCCGGTGAGCGCTACGGGCGCGTCTACCAGATCAACTACCTGCGCTGCATCTTCTGCGGGCTGTGCATCGAGGCCTGCCCGACCCGCTCGCTGACGATGAGCAACGACTTCGAGCTGGCCGACGACAACCGGCGCGACCTGATCTACACCAAGGAGCAGCTCATGGCGCCGCTGCTGCCCGGCATGGAGGCCCCGCCGCACCCCATGCGGCTCGGGGACGACGAGAAGGACTACTACGTGCGGACGCCGAACCCGGCCAACCCGGCCGAACCGGTCGTGGGGGAGAAGGTATGA
- the nuoH gene encoding NADH-quinone oxidoreductase subunit NuoH → MNVLASRNQPTLADFGHDVWWIVLIKVVGIFVVLVVMTLFAIVFERKVVARMQQRIGPNRVGPRGYLQSLADGLKLAFKEDIMPALADKPVYFLAPVISAVPAFLAFSVVPLGPEVSLFGHWTPLQLTDAPIGVLIVLACSAMGVYGIVLSGWSSGSTYPLLGGLRSAAQMVSYEIAMGLSIVAVFLYAGSISTSEIVAAQADGTELNFFGAHVTGPSWYVILLPVSFVIYCIAVVGETNRAPFDLPEAESELVGGFHTEYSSLKFALFFLAEYINMVTVSALAATLFLGGWRAPWPISIWDGANTGWWPMLWFFLKVVVALFVFIWLRGTLPRLRYDQFMRFGWKVLVPTALVWIVVVAAIRTISREGNLQTGEVALYVGLPVAIVVLVALLLAGRTSNAGARKMAAAAAAGSVHVTEPEAEPQVLPPTGPRRRASGPSRAEGGFPVPPMDLVVPPSPRLRSREPVGATPGSVVGTGRRGTTTTTAAGENDDD, encoded by the coding sequence GTGAACGTCCTCGCCAGCCGGAACCAGCCGACGCTCGCCGACTTCGGGCACGACGTCTGGTGGATCGTGCTCATCAAGGTCGTCGGGATCTTCGTGGTCCTCGTGGTGATGACGCTGTTCGCCATCGTCTTCGAGCGCAAGGTCGTCGCGCGCATGCAGCAGCGGATCGGCCCCAACCGGGTCGGCCCCCGCGGCTACCTGCAGAGCCTGGCAGACGGGCTGAAGCTGGCGTTCAAGGAAGACATCATGCCGGCGCTGGCCGACAAGCCGGTCTACTTCCTAGCCCCGGTGATCTCCGCCGTCCCGGCCTTCCTCGCCTTCTCCGTCGTCCCGCTCGGGCCGGAGGTGAGCCTGTTCGGGCACTGGACGCCGCTGCAGCTCACCGACGCCCCGATCGGCGTCCTCATCGTCCTGGCCTGCTCGGCGATGGGCGTCTACGGCATCGTGCTGTCGGGCTGGTCGTCCGGTTCGACCTACCCGCTGCTCGGCGGGCTGCGCAGCGCCGCGCAGATGGTCAGCTACGAGATCGCGATGGGCCTGTCCATCGTCGCGGTGTTCCTCTACGCCGGCTCCATCTCCACCTCGGAGATCGTCGCCGCCCAGGCCGACGGCACCGAGCTGAACTTCTTCGGCGCGCACGTGACCGGCCCGAGCTGGTACGTGATCCTGCTGCCGGTCTCGTTCGTCATCTACTGCATCGCCGTCGTCGGGGAGACCAACCGGGCCCCGTTCGACCTCCCCGAGGCCGAGAGCGAACTGGTCGGCGGCTTCCACACCGAGTACTCGTCGCTGAAGTTCGCGCTGTTCTTCCTCGCCGAGTACATCAACATGGTCACCGTCTCGGCGCTGGCCGCGACGCTGTTCCTCGGTGGCTGGCGGGCCCCGTGGCCGATCTCGATCTGGGACGGCGCCAACACCGGCTGGTGGCCGATGCTCTGGTTCTTCCTCAAGGTCGTCGTCGCGCTGTTCGTGTTCATCTGGCTGCGCGGGACGCTGCCCCGGCTGCGCTACGACCAGTTCATGCGCTTCGGCTGGAAGGTGCTCGTGCCGACGGCGCTGGTCTGGATCGTGGTCGTCGCCGCGATCCGCACGATCTCCCGCGAGGGGAACCTGCAGACCGGCGAGGTGGCCCTGTACGTCGGCCTGCCGGTGGCGATCGTCGTCCTGGTCGCGCTGCTGCTCGCCGGCCGGACCAGCAACGCCGGCGCCCGCAAGATGGCCGCCGCCGCGGCGGCCGGGTCGGTGCACGTCACCGAGCCCGAGGCCGAGCCGCAGGTGCTCCCGCCGACCGGGCCGCGGCGCCGCGCGAGCGGGCCGAGCCGGGCCGAGGGCGGCTTCCCCGTCCCGCCGATGGACCTCGTCGTCCCGCCCTCGCCGCGGCTGCGCAGCCGCGAGCCGGTCGGGGCCACACCCGGCTCTGTCGTCGGCACCGGGCGACGCGGCACCACGACCACCACCGCTGCGGGGGAGAACGACGATGACTGA